CGTCGAGGGGGGCGATGGCGAGCAGTGACTGGCCGTACTCGACCGGCGTGCCGTCGGGCACCAGGAGCTCGACGACCTGGCCAGGACGGTCGGCCTCGATCGGGTTCATCAGCTTCATGGCCTCCACGATTCCGACCTGCTGTCCCTTCTCCACCGTGTCGCCCACGCCGACGAAGGGCGGCGCCCCCGGCTCGGGAGCCCGATAGAACGTCCCCACCGTCGGCGCGCAGACATGGTGCAGGTCATCGGCCTCGGGCGCGACCTCTCCGAGCGGCGCCGCGAGAGGAAGGGTCGCCGCGGGCGCGCCCACGGCGACGGTCTCCGGCCACTCCAGCTCGACGCTCGAATCGCCCACCTGCAGCCGCACCCGTCGCACCCCGGTGCCCCTGGCCCCGTCGGCGCCGATGAGCTCGACGGCCCGCCGGCAGAGCTCGCCGATCAGCGCGTGCGAGCCGGCTTCGGACGTCTCTTCCACAGCACTCCCTTCACTCATCAGCGCTCCTCTCGCTCAACGCGGTCCCGAGCCGAACTGCCTGAACCGCTGGCGGCGCTGCGCGACCAGCTTCTTCGGGTCGAGGATGGCCAGTTCCTGGAAGGCCTCCGTGACGGCGGCGCCCAGGAGCCGCGCGCTCCTCGCCGGGTCCGTGTGGGCGCCCTCGCCAGGCTCGGGGATCACGCCGTCGACGATCCCGTGCCTGAGCAGCTCCCGCGCGTCCAGCCGCAGCGCCTCGGCCGCCCTGGGCGCCTCGGCCCTGCTCTTCCACAGGATGGAGGCGCAGCCCTCCGGGCTGATCACCGAGTACACCGCGTTGGACAGGGCCAGCACGCGGTTGGCGACGCCGAGCGCCAGCGCCCCTCCGCTGCCCCCCTCCCCCGTGACGACGGCGACGATCGGCACCGGCAGCGCCGACATGAGCCGGAGGTTCTCCGCGATCGCCCAGGCCTGGCCGTTCTCCTCCGCCTCGATGCCGGGAAAGGCGCCGGGCGTGTCGACGAGCGTCAGGACGGGATAGCCGAGCTTGGCGGCGAGCCGCATCAGCCGGGCCGCCTTGCGGTAGCCGGCCGGAGTCGGCATGCCGAAGTTGCGCTCGACCCGCTCGCGGGTGTCGTGCCCCTTCTGGTGTCCGATGAGGACGACCGGCCGGCCGTCCAGCAGCCCGATCCCGCCGACGATGGCAGGGCAGTCACCGCCCAGACGGTCCCCCCGCAGCTCGACGAACTCCTCCAGCAGGTAGCCGGCGTAGTCGAGCGTCGTGGGGCGGTCGGCGTGCCGGGCCAGCTGAACCGCGGTCCAGCCGTTCCTGCGCGGCAGCGACTCCGGCTGGAAGACCAGCTCGGCCGGTGGCGGCTCGGGCCG
This window of the Nonomuraea africana genome carries:
- the accB gene encoding acetyl-CoA carboxylase biotin carboxyl carrier protein codes for the protein MEETSEAGSHALIGELCRRAVELIGADGARGTGVRRVRLQVGDSSVELEWPETVAVGAPAATLPLAAPLGEVAPEADDLHHVCAPTVGTFYRAPEPGAPPFVGVGDTVEKGQQVGIVEAMKLMNPIEADRPGQVVELLVPDGTPVEYGQSLLAIAPLDAP
- a CDS encoding acetyl-CoA carboxylase carboxyltransferase subunit alpha, producing MTMTSPTSPAAVETARWVRCSRCAEIVYGKRFARELGVCPGCGLHTRLGAWQRIEQLFDEGTAEPIEAPPTLEDPLGFADSRPYPDRLREARLKTGLDEAVVCVSGTIEGHRAVAAVMDFRFMGGSLGTGVGERIVTAAEVALAERVPFVLVTASGGARMQEGALSLMQMAKTSQALAELDEAGILTIAVVTDPTYGGVAASFATLPDVILAEPGAHVGFAGPRVIEQTIGQALPEGFQTAEYLRGKGLVDGVQPRGALRSTLARLCAFQSSGGGSRPAGRPEPPPAELVFQPESLPRRNGWTAVQLARHADRPTTLDYAGYLLEEFVELRGDRLGGDCPAIVGGIGLLDGRPVVLIGHQKGHDTRERVERNFGMPTPAGYRKAARLMRLAAKLGYPVLTLVDTPGAFPGIEAEENGQAWAIAENLRLMSALPVPIVAVVTGEGGSGGALALGVANRVLALSNAVYSVISPEGCASILWKSRAEAPRAAEALRLDARELLRHGIVDGVIPEPGEGAHTDPARSARLLGAAVTEAFQELAILDPKKLVAQRRQRFRQFGSGPR